One window from the genome of Gimesia aquarii encodes:
- a CDS encoding thioredoxin-disulfide reductase produces the protein MPEKVVVIGSGPAGWAACIYTSRANLEPLCFEGAVTEENRLQGTLPLGQLALTTEVENYPGFPNGNLNAYLDDSIDESKRKYMAPHLGEGVSGPELMELMRQQAINFGTKVVTDDIVDVDFSSHPFKITPANGETVEALTVIIATGARANYLGLDSEERFKNMGVSACAVCDGAMPRFRNQPLVVVGGGDSAMEEGTFLTKFASKVYLVHRRDEFRASKIMADRALANEKIEVKWNSVIDEVLGDDEKGVTGVRIRSTLDENQTEELDATGYFAAIGHTPNINFLKGQIETNDKGYIQWKVPFRTNTNVDGVFAAGDVADDHYKQAITAAGSGCMAALDAERWLVDKGFD, from the coding sequence GTGCCGGAAAAAGTCGTCGTGATCGGATCTGGGCCCGCTGGTTGGGCCGCTTGTATTTACACATCCAGAGCCAATCTGGAACCCCTTTGCTTTGAAGGGGCTGTAACAGAAGAAAATCGTTTACAAGGAACACTGCCTTTAGGTCAGTTGGCTCTAACGACGGAAGTTGAAAATTACCCGGGATTCCCTAATGGAAATCTAAACGCCTATCTGGATGACTCCATAGACGAATCCAAACGAAAATACATGGCACCCCATTTGGGTGAAGGGGTCAGTGGACCAGAGCTGATGGAATTGATGCGTCAGCAAGCGATCAATTTCGGAACAAAGGTGGTCACCGATGATATCGTCGATGTTGATTTTTCCTCGCATCCTTTCAAAATAACTCCCGCGAATGGCGAAACAGTGGAAGCTTTGACGGTGATCATCGCCACAGGAGCACGGGCCAATTATCTGGGGCTCGATTCAGAAGAACGTTTCAAGAATATGGGCGTTTCGGCTTGTGCGGTCTGTGATGGAGCGATGCCTCGTTTTCGGAATCAGCCATTAGTTGTCGTCGGTGGTGGCGACAGCGCCATGGAAGAAGGTACGTTCCTAACGAAGTTTGCTTCCAAGGTATATCTCGTCCATCGTCGCGATGAATTTCGTGCCAGCAAAATTATGGCAGACCGTGCCTTAGCCAATGAGAAGATCGAAGTGAAATGGAATTCGGTCATTGATGAAGTGTTAGGAGATGATGAAAAGGGTGTGACCGGCGTACGGATCAGAAGTACGTTGGATGAAAACCAGACAGAAGAGTTGGATGCCACCGGTTATTTTGCTGCCATTGGTCATACTCCTAATATCAACTTTCTGAAAGGTCAGATTGAGACGAACGACAAAGGGTATATCCAGTGGAAGGTTCCTTTCCGTACCAATACAAACGTGGATGGTGTGTTTGCCGCTGGCGATGTGGCCGATGATCATTACAAGCAAGCGATCACAGCTGCTGGCAGTGGTTGTATGGCGGCGCTGGATGCAGAACGTTGGCTTGTTGACAAAGGGTTCGATTAA
- the panB gene encoding 3-methyl-2-oxobutanoate hydroxymethyltransferase, whose product MSNASPARPKKFTVPQFLATKEKKQKISMLTAYDFLSAKILDEAGLDCLLVGDTLGMVVQGKSTTLPVTVDEMIYHGEIVSRAVQRALIIVDMPFMSFHVSPSQALENAGRILKETGADAVKLEGGVNQVKTIETIVSADIPVMAHLGLKPQSVRALGGMGKIQRDEDDLIADALAVERAGAFGIILEMITAPIAKKITDTVTIPTIGIGSGPGCDGQVLVTPDMLGMNADFHPRFLKKYADLTTVMTNAAQAYAKEVREGQFPDESHSHT is encoded by the coding sequence GTGTCGAATGCTTCCCCAGCACGGCCCAAAAAGTTTACCGTTCCCCAGTTTCTAGCAACCAAGGAAAAAAAGCAGAAGATTTCCATGCTGACTGCCTATGATTTTCTGTCAGCTAAAATTCTGGATGAAGCCGGATTAGACTGCCTTTTAGTAGGCGACACTTTGGGAATGGTCGTCCAGGGAAAAAGCACAACACTGCCCGTGACAGTCGATGAAATGATCTATCATGGTGAAATCGTTTCGCGTGCTGTTCAACGGGCGCTGATCATTGTGGACATGCCTTTTATGTCATTTCATGTCTCACCTTCACAGGCGTTGGAAAATGCGGGGCGGATTTTGAAAGAGACAGGTGCCGACGCCGTGAAGCTGGAAGGAGGCGTCAATCAGGTCAAAACGATCGAAACCATCGTTTCTGCGGACATCCCTGTCATGGCTCATCTGGGTCTGAAACCCCAGTCAGTTCGTGCCCTGGGTGGTATGGGAAAAATTCAACGCGATGAAGACGACCTGATCGCTGACGCTCTGGCAGTCGAAAGAGCAGGGGCCTTTGGGATTATTCTTGAAATGATTACCGCCCCCATCGCCAAAAAGATTACAGATACCGTCACGATTCCCACGATTGGCATTGGTTCCGGGCCAGGCTGTGACGGACAAGTATTGGTGACGCCTGATATGTTAGGTATGAATGCTGATTTTCATCCACGATTTTTGAAAAAATATGCGGATCTCACAACAGTTATGACGAATGCTGCTCAAGCCTACGCAAAGGAAGTACGCGAAGGTCAATTTCCCGATGAGTCACACAGCCATACCTGA
- a CDS encoding polyprenol monophosphomannose synthase — protein sequence MTDSDSPRLLVTLCTYNERENLELLIPEIHEHLPYAAILVIDDNSPDGTGEFAKELKKSDQRIHSIHRSGKLGLGTATVAGFQYAIENQYDLVLNLDADFSHPPRYMPALVEATKNADVAIGSRYVPGGEIEGWGPKRYFMSGAINWYARLLLRLKSRDCSGSFRCYRVSKLAEIDFSLLRAKGYAFQEEILYRCRRVGCTFEEVPFTFEERRFGSSKINLGEAFSALWVMFVLGIENCFGKRVRTLQSSD from the coding sequence ATGACAGACTCTGATTCTCCCAGATTATTAGTGACACTCTGTACGTATAATGAACGAGAAAACCTGGAATTGCTCATTCCGGAGATTCACGAACATCTGCCTTATGCTGCGATCTTAGTGATTGACGACAATTCCCCCGATGGGACGGGAGAGTTTGCCAAAGAACTGAAAAAAAGCGATCAACGGATCCATTCCATCCACCGCAGTGGAAAACTGGGCTTAGGTACGGCGACCGTCGCTGGTTTTCAATATGCGATCGAAAATCAATATGATCTGGTTTTGAATCTGGATGCTGACTTTAGTCATCCTCCCCGTTACATGCCCGCGCTGGTAGAAGCGACCAAAAATGCTGATGTCGCAATTGGCTCTCGATATGTCCCCGGTGGGGAAATTGAAGGCTGGGGGCCGAAACGCTATTTCATGAGTGGTGCCATCAATTGGTACGCCCGTTTGTTACTCCGTTTGAAATCTCGGGACTGCAGTGGGAGTTTTCGTTGTTATCGGGTCTCAAAACTGGCCGAGATCGATTTTTCTCTCTTGAGGGCCAAGGGCTATGCATTTCAGGAAGAGATCCTTTATCGCTGCCGTCGTGTCGGCTGTACTTTTGAGGAAGTCCCCTTCACGTTCGAAGAACGTCGGTTCGGAAGCTCTAAGATTAACCTGGGTGAGGCATTTTCAGCTTTATGGGTGATGTTTGTGCTTGGAATCGAAAACTGTTTCGGGAAACGGGTTCGTACACTTCAGTCTTCTGACTGA
- a CDS encoding tetratricopeptide repeat protein: MRYILTLCTACLFSGLSDQASAQRPNASQGRHGHYHHSRHHHRHSYPRYYGRTWPSPGFSFGGSSGNVDFNFSFSGNAYYGNPWGPYFYNRFGYYSTDAFIAGNPVLFSGNYSLNGFYPILPGQGFSPPAVYPYSNVPGTLPTLPAHPQLTNPGAASNLPLNNALNDDLARWEDPNYLPKPTKTIKKYIIPSTPHARELSLRNLVKGDEYFKKQDYRRAYDRYKLAASLTKDLPTPHFKKGFALVALKQYDRAAYEFKQGLALDPKWPLTGESLSNLFGPDNVIAKDSMLHQVAEWVKEDIRDPERLFIFGVVLYFDGQAEQARDVLKTGVRLAGRGNHFLAFLDPNFGAGNQKTIQKKGSQSGFVVNPTQTRPPAFESNQSSKKQNPPGSSRSAPITKTLPQQKLSLPPPPSSKLPQINNQSLPPLPEDAKTPGAPLIPLPEPAKSQQPPALIPPQ; the protein is encoded by the coding sequence ATGCGGTATATCCTCACATTGTGCACAGCTTGTCTTTTCTCGGGTCTATCCGATCAGGCTTCTGCGCAAAGGCCGAATGCTTCACAAGGGCGACATGGTCATTACCATCATTCGCGCCACCATCACAGGCATTCTTATCCACGCTATTACGGTCGCACTTGGCCCAGCCCTGGGTTTTCGTTTGGGGGAAGTTCAGGAAACGTCGATTTCAATTTTTCGTTTTCCGGCAATGCCTATTATGGTAATCCATGGGGACCCTACTTTTATAACCGTTTTGGATACTACAGCACGGATGCGTTCATTGCAGGCAACCCGGTCTTATTCTCCGGTAACTATTCATTGAATGGTTTTTATCCGATACTTCCTGGACAGGGTTTCTCGCCACCGGCCGTTTATCCTTATAGTAATGTGCCAGGCACGTTGCCCACATTGCCAGCACACCCACAGCTGACGAATCCGGGTGCAGCGAGTAATTTGCCTTTAAATAATGCACTCAACGATGATTTAGCACGTTGGGAAGATCCCAATTATCTTCCCAAACCTACCAAGACAATCAAGAAATACATCATTCCTTCCACTCCTCATGCACGCGAGTTAAGTCTGCGTAATTTGGTGAAAGGCGATGAGTATTTCAAAAAACAGGATTATCGAAGAGCCTACGATCGATATAAGCTGGCAGCTTCATTGACGAAGGATCTACCGACTCCCCACTTTAAAAAAGGATTCGCGCTGGTTGCATTAAAACAGTATGACCGGGCCGCTTATGAATTTAAACAAGGATTGGCCCTGGATCCGAAATGGCCGCTCACAGGAGAAAGTTTGAGCAATCTTTTTGGTCCAGATAATGTGATCGCCAAAGATTCGATGCTACATCAGGTTGCAGAATGGGTCAAAGAAGACATTCGTGATCCTGAAAGACTCTTCATCTTTGGAGTCGTGTTATATTTTGACGGTCAGGCGGAACAGGCAAGAGATGTTTTAAAGACCGGTGTTCGTCTGGCTGGTCGTGGCAATCATTTTCTGGCATTTCTGGATCCCAATTTCGGTGCAGGAAATCAAAAAACGATTCAGAAAAAAGGGAGTCAATCGGGGTTTGTTGTCAATCCAACGCAAACTCGTCCGCCTGCATTTGAGTCGAATCAGTCCTCTAAGAAACAGAATCCGCCTGGATCATCTCGGTCTGCGCCAATTACAAAAACGCTGCCACAGCAAAAACTATCACTGCCACCCCCTCCTTCATCGAAGTTACCCCAGATTAATAACCAGTCTCTACCTCCTCTACCTGAAGATGCAAAGACTCCTGGCGCACCATTGATTCCTTTGCCAGAGCCTGCTAAAAGTCAACAACCGCCTGCGTTGATTCCTCCTCAATAA
- a CDS encoding HEAT repeat domain-containing protein encodes MIYQSQTACYAKHRRKAIHKLGDKFNCECNPEIMCAFIYALNDADERVRAKAADEIGDQLRKNNCCCSPQLTAALTCALGDCDKKVVREATQALELCGYEVVEGCCDKPCCHTGCAPSGCSPSAAPAPAPTSDPKAYFPSRFQDQKQSRRRLSGNSLSNLFGLID; translated from the coding sequence TTGATCTACCAGTCTCAAACAGCTTGCTATGCTAAGCACCGTCGCAAAGCAATCCACAAGCTGGGTGACAAGTTCAACTGTGAGTGCAATCCTGAAATCATGTGTGCTTTCATCTACGCTTTGAACGACGCTGACGAACGTGTTCGTGCTAAAGCTGCTGATGAAATCGGCGACCAGCTTCGTAAGAACAACTGCTGCTGCTCACCACAATTAACAGCTGCACTGACTTGTGCTCTGGGTGACTGCGACAAGAAAGTTGTTCGTGAAGCAACTCAGGCTCTGGAACTCTGCGGATACGAAGTTGTTGAAGGTTGCTGTGACAAACCTTGCTGCCACACTGGATGTGCTCCTAGCGGATGCTCTCCTTCAGCAGCACCAGCTCCTGCTCCAACCTCAGATCCTAAGGCTTACTTCCCCAGCCGTTTTCAAGACCAAAAACAGTCTCGTCGACGTCTGAGTGGAAACAGCCTGTCTAACTTGTTCGGTCTGATTGACTAA
- a CDS encoding QcrA and Rieske domain-containing protein, with translation MRRRKFLKYCTSVLSSIYAIILAVPALGFLFSTLKRGQQEKATYELAKLNDLEPGVPQRFTIIDRRVDAWTKYPSGPIGSVWISKNEDESITAFSSTCPHLGCVVDYVPGDKVFFCPCHAATFESNGSIVSGPQPRGMDELNASIKTIRGEKWIVVEYEKFETGIAEKVSIS, from the coding sequence ATGCGACGTCGAAAATTCCTCAAATACTGCACTAGTGTTTTAAGTTCTATCTATGCCATTATCCTGGCTGTGCCGGCGCTAGGCTTTTTGTTTTCGACGCTTAAACGAGGACAGCAGGAAAAGGCGACCTATGAGCTGGCCAAGCTGAATGATCTGGAGCCTGGAGTTCCCCAACGCTTTACAATCATCGATCGGCGAGTCGATGCCTGGACGAAATATCCTTCGGGTCCGATTGGATCGGTTTGGATCAGTAAAAATGAAGATGAATCAATCACCGCCTTTTCGTCAACCTGTCCTCATTTAGGATGTGTGGTTGATTACGTACCCGGAGATAAAGTCTTTTTCTGTCCCTGCCATGCGGCCACGTTTGAATCGAACGGCAGCATCGTCAGTGGTCCTCAGCCTCGTGGAATGGATGAATTAAACGCGTCGATCAAGACGATACGCGGCGAAAAATGGATTGTTGTGGAATACGAAAAATTCGAAACGGGAATTGCAGAAAAAGTTTCGATAAGTTAG
- a CDS encoding cytochrome b N-terminal domain-containing protein, with amino-acid sequence MLPEKTKKWIDERTGYKNFLHAIFLLNFPTKRRSRWQFIWGGALVLMMLVEIVTGTLLMTVYSPSEAAAWGSVHYIETQVNLGWFVRGLHHYTAHMMIVAIIVQIFLVIVSAGYRKPKEFIYWTSLLIGGVIVGLTITGNPLPWDQKGYWSYQIETGIAGTMPGIGSTLRSLVVGGSEFGNLTLTRLYTIHVIVLPVIAILLFTIHMALIRRERLRTAKIKEAADDPDVDFELDEDDPLKDEITQPYWPYQTTRTLVLTLFLIGIVIIQMMTYPTLKNQHVNTELLEWEADLHPSEIKLEAPADSALPFVARPEWFVRFLFELRHMVPKDLEVLVTAVLPGVLLAILVLVPFYEKVLGEKWGQRLAIAVYVGGILIISGISWYGIQTERSAPDYALNRSQEIAYAARASWLASENGVPPEGPASLLRNDPKSMGPLIFARHCGICHTWNGHDGTGHFIMEMKDGKKVKATPRASDLAGFATTKWIAEFLTNPRDPKFFGHVGSLKGGDAILNGDMSDWADSYVGPEGILSKADIEAVSALLAREANRRDYEPVSEAVIKRGISVFSGQNFKGKDGKVVDFDGYCAQCHAMKAGDPDDEGGGAAPDFNGYGSAKWLSEFIRSPGAEKFYGDKNVMPAFEESKLSKHDLNLLVNWMRGEWQRPTTDK; translated from the coding sequence GTGCTGCCAGAAAAAACCAAAAAGTGGATCGATGAACGAACCGGATACAAGAATTTCTTGCATGCGATCTTCTTATTAAATTTTCCCACCAAAAGGCGCTCTCGCTGGCAATTTATCTGGGGGGGAGCTCTGGTATTGATGATGCTGGTCGAAATTGTCACCGGCACCTTATTAATGACTGTCTATAGCCCTTCTGAAGCAGCAGCCTGGGGCAGTGTGCATTACATTGAAACCCAGGTCAACCTGGGCTGGTTTGTACGAGGACTGCATCATTACACCGCACATATGATGATCGTCGCTATCATTGTGCAGATCTTTCTAGTGATTGTTTCAGCCGGTTATCGCAAGCCGAAAGAATTTATTTACTGGACCAGTCTATTAATTGGCGGGGTCATTGTGGGGTTGACGATTACCGGAAACCCGCTTCCCTGGGATCAGAAAGGTTACTGGTCTTATCAAATTGAAACGGGCATTGCAGGTACCATGCCCGGTATCGGCTCGACGTTGCGCTCTTTGGTTGTTGGTGGGAGCGAATTTGGAAACCTCACGCTAACGCGACTTTATACAATTCATGTAATCGTTCTACCAGTGATCGCAATTTTGCTGTTTACCATTCACATGGCATTGATCCGCCGAGAACGTCTGAGAACCGCAAAGATCAAAGAAGCCGCCGATGACCCCGATGTCGATTTCGAACTGGATGAAGATGATCCCTTAAAAGATGAAATTACGCAGCCCTACTGGCCTTATCAAACAACAAGAACCCTGGTATTAACCTTGTTTCTGATCGGTATCGTCATCATTCAAATGATGACTTATCCCACTCTTAAAAACCAGCATGTCAACACTGAGTTGCTTGAATGGGAGGCCGACCTACACCCAAGTGAGATCAAACTCGAAGCGCCTGCTGACAGCGCGTTGCCGTTTGTAGCACGACCTGAATGGTTTGTAAGATTTCTATTTGAACTCAGACATATGGTCCCCAAGGATCTCGAAGTCTTAGTCACGGCTGTTTTACCGGGCGTGTTACTCGCGATACTGGTTCTGGTTCCCTTTTATGAAAAAGTTTTAGGTGAAAAGTGGGGGCAGCGTCTGGCTATTGCCGTTTATGTGGGTGGCATACTTATCATCTCGGGTATTAGCTGGTATGGGATTCAAACGGAGCGTAGTGCTCCCGATTATGCCTTGAATCGCTCGCAGGAAATTGCCTATGCTGCGCGTGCATCCTGGTTGGCCAGTGAGAACGGCGTTCCTCCTGAGGGGCCGGCTTCTTTACTGCGGAATGACCCGAAATCAATGGGACCGCTCATTTTTGCGCGCCATTGTGGAATCTGTCACACATGGAATGGCCATGATGGAACAGGACACTTTATCATGGAAATGAAAGACGGTAAAAAAGTTAAAGCCACTCCCCGTGCTTCAGATCTTGCGGGATTTGCGACAACCAAATGGATCGCCGAGTTCCTCACCAACCCGAGAGACCCCAAATTCTTCGGTCATGTTGGTTCTCTAAAAGGAGGAGATGCGATTCTGAATGGCGATATGAGCGATTGGGCCGACAGCTATGTCGGACCGGAAGGCATACTCTCAAAAGCAGATATTGAAGCCGTCTCAGCACTCCTGGCGCGCGAAGCAAATCGGAGAGACTATGAACCTGTCAGTGAGGCTGTCATCAAACGGGGTATTTCTGTTTTCAGTGGTCAGAATTTCAAAGGCAAAGATGGCAAAGTCGTCGATTTTGATGGCTATTGTGCGCAATGCCACGCCATGAAAGCCGGAGATCCCGACGATGAAGGAGGAGGTGCCGCACCTGACTTCAATGGTTATGGATCGGCCAAATGGCTCTCTGAGTTCATTCGCAGCCCGGGTGCAGAAAAGTTCTATGGTGATAAAAACGTCATGCCTGCCTTTGAAGAATCCAAACTTTCCAAACACGACTTAAACTTGCTTGTCAACTGGATGCGTGGAGAATGGCAACGACCGACAACGGATAAGTAA
- a CDS encoding S41 family peptidase: MVTSALSLQLVWRSLKYLSIFGLLLTFLTVTAVAEDLGKKYTANLDYSKQFRAYNWTSGQQDVWSLKSFHYKLADDFEIKLGTSQVVFGCHGTNVLWAAVFPDKPGDVLSAGAGKGEHITSIWMRFHPALVGNLFPSDTVGEQGDVTLVEQAKVLANFKMRSSWHNKGRPVIPLRESIIFDLETKEGSRRFYVIDTGKNEVKYVDAFRQRTLPVATPLKDGGALEIFDTVWNAFDREYAMFLIKPDVDWKSLRKKYRPLATKAKSNRELAQILNEMLKHLKDLHVYVKVDGNYAQGFNRERFFNASPAAAAHLLGSFDRRKGLRWGQTKDGIGYIAVDNLVNESLFKDFETVLKEMKGTRGLILDLRANGGGSEPLGAKLAGFFVDRPRVYAMHQYRNGDQQSDLGTRQKRTFAPNQNWYYRGPVIVLQGEKTMSSAEAFVLMLAQCPNVTTMGDRTAGSSGNPRQLNAGAGIIVNLPRWIALDVNAKPIDSVGVQPDVKVKATHDEFTKTQDPILNAALKQLRKNTEEQKTKSEATLIPRS, from the coding sequence ATGGTGACAAGCGCTCTCAGCCTGCAACTGGTCTGGCGATCTCTGAAATATCTTTCGATTTTCGGATTATTACTGACCTTCTTAACGGTAACTGCCGTAGCCGAAGATCTTGGTAAGAAATACACCGCGAATCTAGATTATTCGAAGCAATTCCGTGCCTATAACTGGACTTCAGGTCAACAGGATGTTTGGAGTCTGAAATCCTTTCACTACAAACTGGCGGACGATTTTGAAATCAAGCTGGGGACCTCGCAGGTTGTTTTTGGATGTCACGGCACGAACGTACTTTGGGCTGCTGTATTTCCCGATAAGCCAGGCGATGTTCTGTCGGCTGGTGCTGGTAAGGGGGAGCATATCACAAGCATATGGATGCGTTTTCATCCGGCACTTGTTGGAAACCTGTTTCCATCTGATACTGTTGGGGAACAAGGTGATGTGACCCTCGTTGAACAGGCAAAAGTACTAGCGAATTTTAAGATGCGATCAAGCTGGCACAACAAAGGGAGACCAGTGATCCCACTCAGAGAATCGATTATTTTCGATCTGGAAACCAAAGAAGGTTCGCGACGATTCTATGTGATCGATACGGGAAAAAATGAGGTGAAATATGTTGATGCGTTTCGGCAGCGGACACTCCCCGTCGCGACCCCATTGAAGGATGGTGGGGCATTAGAGATTTTCGACACAGTATGGAACGCATTTGATCGCGAGTATGCCATGTTCCTGATCAAGCCAGATGTTGACTGGAAGAGCCTGCGGAAGAAATACCGGCCACTTGCAACGAAAGCAAAGAGCAATCGTGAACTGGCTCAGATTCTCAATGAAATGCTCAAACATTTAAAAGATCTGCATGTTTATGTGAAAGTGGATGGTAACTATGCCCAAGGCTTTAACCGCGAGCGATTCTTTAATGCCAGTCCCGCCGCAGCCGCGCATCTCTTAGGTTCATTCGATCGTAGAAAGGGACTGAGATGGGGACAGACTAAAGACGGTATTGGCTATATCGCAGTTGATAATCTGGTAAATGAGTCACTCTTCAAGGATTTCGAAACGGTTCTGAAAGAAATGAAGGGAACGAGAGGCCTGATTTTAGATCTGCGCGCCAATGGTGGTGGATCAGAGCCTTTAGGCGCGAAGCTGGCAGGCTTCTTTGTCGATCGTCCCAGAGTTTATGCGATGCATCAGTATCGAAATGGTGATCAGCAAAGCGACTTAGGAACCAGACAGAAACGCACCTTCGCACCGAATCAGAATTGGTATTACCGTGGGCCTGTTATTGTTTTACAAGGTGAGAAAACGATGAGTTCCGCTGAGGCATTTGTGCTGATGCTGGCACAATGTCCTAACGTAACAACCATGGGGGATCGGACAGCCGGATCCAGTGGAAATCCCCGGCAGCTCAACGCAGGTGCGGGCATCATTGTGAATCTACCGCGTTGGATCGCCCTTGATGTGAACGCAAAGCCGATCGATTCTGTAGGTGTTCAGCCTGATGTCAAAGTGAAGGCAACGCATGATGAATTTACAAAAACCCAGGACCCCATACTCAATGCTGCTTTGAAACAGCTGCGCAAGAATACCGAAGAACAGAAAACAAAATCCGAGGCGACACTCATCCCACGTTCGTAA